The following coding sequences lie in one Helicoverpa zea isolate HzStark_Cry1AcR chromosome 14, ilHelZeax1.1, whole genome shotgun sequence genomic window:
- the LOC124636357 gene encoding probable aldehyde oxidase gad-3, translated as MDRITFSVNNEKCSVGSEVDTDTTLNDYIRNHLNLRGTKFMCKEGGCGSCMVAVTVSDPHRRTFSVNSCLVLVTQCQDWEITTIEGIGGRGKGYHPVQKTLAEYNGTQCGYCSPGFVMSMYSLLEANHYDLTMYEIENAFGSNTCRCTGSRPILDAFKSFAKDAPKPPPKIEDIEDLKICHGKGDCHKCDKNWCVVNQSDAEPPQIKKIHLKDGHVWYRVHEINDIFTVLDAEGYESYMLVNGNTGRGAVPILVFPRVLIDIKPIKDLTGFFLDQNLVIGAGTTLTDLMEIFKSISKEHEQFHYLHRLYEHLDLVAHIPVRNIGSIAGNLMSKHRLPTFSSDIFLLLETVRAYLVIVHKGAVEEVTPEQFLSLDMTGRVITQIKIPPYSQHYQFVSFKIMPRAQNAHAQVNAGFLYEFHEHDKDMVVSARIVIGGLSGKFVHAHETETFLHMKKIFTNEVLQQALKVLEGELIVEEIAGEMKPEYRKKCALGLFYKSLLVLIPKQYLKPWYRSGARDFRKTRPLSKGSEVYDTNPKIWPVNEAMPKLDALIQCAGEATYSNDLPTQPKEVFCAFVTSDICTGEIESIDASPALKIPGVLAFFSAKDIPGKNSFLSQRVPTQLTPEEVFAAKEIKYYDQPIGVIVAENERLAHRASLLVKVNYKVDKRKPLLTLQDVREKDPSRITLFVVFPARERGANVQRILKGTDDIFAQYHYSMETLTTVTRPSEDGIDVWAATQWIDSFQVGLSEVLDIPQNRINVTVPRCGGAYGLKISRTNHVGAACALVTHLMDRPCRFVLSIQASLRCIGKRFPSQREFEAGVSSSGEIQYLEYHLYEDNGYVVSDPLGPTLLPGVRNCYDNRRWSTKIFNVTTDTASNTYARAPGSLETICMTEQIMERISYELDRDPTQVRLTNIEPSYVDVQEIIGTLLRDGEYEKRKEEVAKFNKQNRWKKRGLRVAFMNWPAATLLDFHVLLSVYHADATVIVHHGGIEIGQGINTKVIQTVAYTLNISIDKVKCKPPTAATNPNNFTTGASRTTEAVCFAAIKCCQIILDRLDTVRETLVDPTWELLVETAYNRGINLQSSYRVTPNDQVPYRSAGVALAEVELDILTGEHEILRVDIVEDVGTSTNPELDIGQVEGAFMMGVGYWTHEELIYDKKTGELLTDRSWYYKVPLTKDIPIDFRVQLRRNSYNPLGTLGARAVAEPPTCLAICVAFALREAIASSRENTGYPRNKWFKVDGPFTLAANVLSADVRLEEFLFK; from the exons ATGGATAGGATAACGTTTAGTGTGAATAATGAGAAGTGCTCCG TGGGTTCAGAGGTGGACACGGACACAACCCTGAACGACTACATCCGCAACCACCTGAACCTTCGCGGCACGAAGTTTATGTGCAAGGAGGGGGGGTGTGGCTCCTGCATGGTCGCTGTCACCGTCTCTGATCCTCATCGAAGAACATTCTCTGTTAATTCT TGCCTAGTATTGGTAACACAATGCCAAGATTGGGAGATAACCACGATAGAAGGGATTGGCGGCCGAGGGAAGGGGTACCACCCAGTGCAGAAGACCCTGGCGGAGTACAACGGTACCCAGTGCGGGTACTGCAGCCCAGGATTCGTCATGAGCATGTACAG TCTCCTAGAAGCAAATCATTACGATCTAACTATGTACGAGATAGAAAATGCATTCGGTAGTAACACTTGCCGATGTACTGGAAGCAGACCCATATTAGATGCATTCAAAAGCTTTGCTAAAGATGCACCCAAACCACCACCAAAGATTGAAGATATAGAAGATCTTAAGATTTGCCACGGTAAAGGAGATTGTCATAAATGTGACAAGAATTGGTGTGTGGTCAACCAAAGTGATGCCGAACCTCCGCAGATAAAGAAAATCCATCTAAAGGATGGTCATGTATGGTACAGAGTACATGAAATCAATGACATATTCACTGTTTTGGATGCTGAAGGCTATGAGTCTTATATGTTGGTTAACGGTAATACTGGCAGAG GTGCTGTTCCAATTCTGGTCTTCCCAAGGGTCTTAATAGACATCAAACCCATAAAAGATCTCACAGGGTTCTTCCTAGATCAGAACCTGGTTATCGGCGCCGGCACAACACTGACTGATCTTATGGAAATCTTCAAGAGCATCTCAAAGGAACACGAACAATTCCATTATCTTCACAGGCTTTACGAGCATTTAGACCTCGTTGCTCATATACCAGTTAGAAac ATCGGAAGTATAGCTGGGAATTTGATGTCTAAACATCGTCTACCAACATTTTCATCTGACATTTTCCTGTTGCTTGAAACTGTCAGAGCTTATTTAGTTATTG TTCATAAAGGTGCGGTAGAGGAAGTAACTCCTGAGCAGTTCTTATCTCTTGATATGACAGGACGAGTAATTACTCAAATCAAAATACCTCCGTACTCACAGCATTACCAGTTCGTGTCTTTTAAG atCATGCCTCGAGCTCAGAATGCGCACGCTCAAGTAAACGCAGGATTTTTGTACGAGTTTCACGAACATGACAAAGACATGGTCGTATCAGCTAGAATCGTGATCGGTGGTCTTTCAGGAAAATTTGTTCATGCACACGAAACTGAAACTTTTCTGCACATGAAGAAGATATTCACTAATGAAGTTCTGCAGCAAGCTTTGAAGGTCTTAGAAGGGGAGCTGATAGTTGAAGAAATAGCTGGAGAAATGAAACCAGAGTACAGGAAGAAATGTGCTCTTGGATTGTTCTATAAA agTTTATTGGTACTGATTCCAAAACAGTACCTAAAGCCTTGGTATCGTTCGGGAGCACGAGACTTCAGGAAGACTCGACCATTGTCTAAAGGTTCCGAAGTATATGACACGAATCCTAAAATATGGCCAGTAAATGAAGCTATGCCAAAGCTTGACGCGTTGATACAATGTGCTGGAGAGGCTACATATAGCAATGACTTGCCCACTCAGCCTAAGGAAGTTTTTTGTGCGTTTGTGACGTCAGATATCTGCACTGGTGAAATCGAAAGTATTGATGCTTCGCCAGCTTTG aaaatacCAGGAGTTTTAGCCTTTTTCTCCGCCAAAGATATTCCAGGGAAAAACTCTTTCTTATCCCAAAGAGTACCTACCCAATTGACGCCAGAAGAAGTCTTCGCGgcaaaggaaataaaatattacgaccAGCCAATCGGAGTCATTGTTGCGGAAAATGAAAGACTGGCCCACAGAGCTTCTTTACTGGTCAAAGTGAACTACAAGGTGGATAAAAGGAAGCCTCTCTTAACCCTTCAAGATGTAAGAGAGAAGGATCCTAGCCGTATTACGTTGTTCGTAGTCTTCCCTGCTAGAGAACGAGGCGCTAATGTTCAGAGAATTCTGAAAGGAACCGATGATATCTTTGCTCAGTATCACTATTCAATGGAGACGCTCACTACAGTCACCAGGCCAAGTGAAGATGGGATCGATGTGTGGGCCGCTACGCAGTGGATAGACTCTTTTCAAGTCGGTCTGTCTGAAGTACTGGATATTCCACAAAATCg AATAAACGTGACAGTGCCAAGATGTGGTGGTGCATACGGGTTGAAGATATCTCGCACCAACCACGTTGGAGCCGCGTGCGCTCTCGTCACTCACCTGATGGACCGACCCTGTCGGTTTGTGCTGAGCATCCAAGCCAGCTTGCGATGTATCGGCAAACGATTCCCCAGCCAACGGGAGTTTGAA GCTGGCGTCAGTAGTTCGGGTGAAATCCAATATCTGGAGTACCATTTGTATGAGGACAATGGGTACGTGGTCAGTGACCCTCTGGGACCTACCCTGTTACCCGGAGTCAGGAATTGTTACGACAACAGACGTTGGTCAACCAAGATATTCAATGTAACTACAGACACGGCGTCTAATACGTATGCAAGAGCACCGG GTTCGTTGGAGACAATATGCATGACAGAGCAAATAATGGAGAGAATATCATACGAACTAGATCGAGACCCAACGCAAGTGAGACTCACTAACATTGAACCCTCGTACGTCGATGTACAAGAGATCATTGGAACGCTGTTGAGAGACGGCGAGTACGAGAAGCGGAAAGAAGAAGTAGCGAAATTCAATAAACAGAACAGATGGAAGAAACGAGGATTAAGAGTGGCATTCATGAATTGGCCTGCAGCTACTTTACTTGATTTCCATGTTCTTCTCTCAGTATACCACGCTGATGCAACAGTTATAGTACACCATGGCGGTATAGAAATTGGGCAAGGCATAAACACGAAAGTCATTCAAACAGTGGCGTATACTCTGAACATTTCTATAGACAAAGTCAAGTGCAAGCCTCCGACTGCTGCGACGAACCCTAACAACTTTACGACTGGTGCAAGTAGGACTACAGAAGCTGTTTGCTTTGCTGCTATAAAATGCTGCCAGATTATTCTAGACCGTTTGGACACTGTTAGGGAAACTTTAGTCGATCCTACGTGGGAGCTTTTGGTTGAAACTGCATATAATAGGGGCATTAATCTTCAGTCGAGTTATAGAGTGACTCCCAATGATCAAGTGCCGTACAGGTCTGCAGGAGTGGCCTTGGCTGAGGTAGAACTGGATATACTGACGGGTGAACATGAAATACTGCGGGTTGATATTGTTGAAGATGTTGGGACAAGTACGAATCCAGAATTGGATATTGGACAG GTTGAAGGTGCCTTTATGATGGGAGTCGGCTACTGGACCCATGAGGAACTGATCTACGACAAGAAGACTGGAGAACTGCTCACAGACCGTAGCTGGTACTACAAAGTACCCCTGACCAAGGACATACCTATTGACTTCAGAGTTCAGCTCAGGAGGAATTCCTATAATCCTTTGGGGACCTTAGGAGCTAGAG CGGTGGCCGAGCCTCCAACGTGCCTGGCCATTTGTGTGGCGTTTGCTCTGCGCGAAGCCATCGCTTCGTCGAGGGAAAATACGGGTTATCCtagaaataaatggtttaaagtAG atGGTCCGTTTACCCTCGCTGCAAATGTTTTGTCAGCAGATGTACGTTTAGAAGAGTTTctatttaaatag